From Nicotiana tabacum cultivar K326 chromosome 20, ASM71507v2, whole genome shotgun sequence, one genomic window encodes:
- the LOC107792052 gene encoding transcription factor HHO2-like — translation MMINNHENNYTEKMQRCQQYIDALEQERNKIQVFSRELPLCLELVTQAIETYKQQLSGTTTEYNVHTQSDVECSEEHTSSDVPILEEFIPLKGTFSHEDEDEDERDSHKSKTYNISDTSCSKDTKNSDKSCKKSDWLRSVQLWNNNQTPDPTPKEEVTPKKGAVVEVKKNGSGGAFHPFKKEKSAAATTEPPTSAAVAAAAASSTAETGSGSKKEEKDEKRKQRRCWSPELHRRFLQALQQLGGSHVATPKQIRELMKVDGLTNDEVKSHLQKYRLHTRRPSPSSINNNHQQPPQFVVVGGIWVPPPEYSAMAAAAPSASGEASGVANSNGIYAPIATLPKGPLHDVSGGTLKQRQHNNKPSRSSERGSGSHSDGGGVHSNSPATSSSTHTTTASPPY, via the exons ATGATGATCAATAACCATGAAAATAATTACACAGAGAAAATGCAAAGATGTCAACAATATATTGATGCTTTAGAACAAGAACGTAACAAGATTCAAGTTTTTTCAAGAGAACTTCCTCTTTGTCTTGAACTTGTTACTCAAG CTATTGAAACATACAAACAACAATTATCTGGTACGACAACTGAGTACAACGTTCATACACAATCTGATGTTGAATGTTCTGAGGAACATACATCTAGTGATGTTCCTATTTTAGAAGAATTTATTCCATTAAAAGGAACATTTTCtcatgaagatgaagatgaagatgaacgTGATTCTCATAAATCAAAGACTTATAATATTAGTGATACAAGTTGTTCTAAGGATACCAAGAACAGTGACAAAAGTTGTAAAAAATCTGATTGGCTTAGATCTGTTCAACTCTGGAATAATAATCAAACCCCAGATCCTACCCCAAAAGAg GAAGTAACACCTAAAAAGGGGGCAGTGGTGGAGGTGAAGAAAAATGGGAGTGGTGGAGCTTTTCATCCGTTTAAGAAAGAGAAAAGTGCTGCCGCCACCACGGAACCGCCGACCTCAGCCGCTGTTGCGGCGGCGGCAGCTAGTTCCACGGCGGAGACCGGCAGTGGAagtaaaaaagaagagaaagatgaaaaaagaaaacaaagaaggtgTTGGTCTCCTGAATTACATAGAAGGTTTTTACAAGCCTTACAACAACTTGGTGGTTCTCATg TTGCTACGCCAAAACAAATTAGGGAATTAATGAAGGTGGATGGACTTACTAATGATGAAGTTAAAAGTCATTTACag AAATATCGACTGCACACAAGAAGACCTAGCCCTTCATCAATTAACAACAACCACCAACAACCACCGCAGTTCGTGGTAGTCGGAGGAATATGGGTTCCTCCACCGGAATACTCCGCCATGGCCGCCGCAGCACCATCGGCCTCCGGCGAAGCATCGGGAGTTGCCAATTCTAATGGAATATATGCACCTATAGCCACCTTACCAAAGGGTCCCCTCCATGATGTATCAGGCGGAACCCTAAAACAAAGGCAACACAATAACAAGCCGTCGCGCTCCTCCGAGCGCGGCAGCGGCAGCCATAGTGACGGCGGCGGCGTACATTCTAATTCTCCGGCGACTTCTTCTTCTACACATACTACCACTGCTTCACCACCTTACTGA